The Oceanotoga teriensis DNA window CGGCTTTATAAAAGCTATAAATAAAAAATCCAAAATACTTTTAGTTTCTCCTCTAGAAAAGATAATATCAAATTATAATCAATTCGATATTAATAATCCTGAAAAATCCGCTTTATTATCTATAAAAGATATGTATAAAATTGAAGAAATAAATATATTGAAGAATAAAACTTTGAATTTTCAGATTTCATTAAAAAATTATTTTAAAGATCTTAAAGAAAGTTATGATGAACTTGAAAATGCTTATGGAACAATAGAGGAAAAAAATCAAGAATTGAGAAAAGCTTATCTTAATTTTGCTCACAAACTCTCCATAATTGCAGAAGGTCATGATGAAAATACTGGTCAACATGTTTATAGAGTTGGAGAAATTTCAGCTTTAATTGCCGATAAACTCGGTATGGATACGGGTTTTGTTGAAGATATTAAAAAATTTGCTCCTTTACATGATATAGGTAAAATATTTGTTCCAACTGAAATAATAAATAAAAAGGGTAGTCTTACAGAAAATGAGTGGAAAATCATGAAAAATCATACAATTAGTGCAAAGGAACTACTCGATGAAGAATTTTTTCATATGGCTCAAAATATAGCTTTATATCATCATGAAAAATGGGATGGTTCTGGTTATCCATATGGTATTAAAGGAGATAATATTCCTTTAGAGGCTCAAATAGTTCAACTAGCTGATATTTTTGATGCTTTGAGATCTCCTCGTTCTTATAAAAAAGGATTTTCGCTTCAAGAAACTTATAAAATTATAGTTAAAGGTGATGATAGAGTTAAGCCTGAGCATTTCAATCCTATCATTTTAGAAGTTTTTAAAGAAAATTATGAAGAAATTGATTATATTTTTAAAAAATTATCTTAAATTTATATATTTTTTTATTTCTTAACATAAAATGCTTGATTTTTATAATTTTTAATTATATAATTATAATAAAAGATTTATATTATGTAAAATATAAGTTCATACATTTATTTAAAAATACTAAAAACATTTCATTTTTATATTAAGATTTTAACTTTTTTATTTTATTGTATATCTTTAAATATAAAAATGTATGATTCCTGCATTTTAACTTTTATAAAAAAAGGAGGAATCAAAATGTTGGTAAATGAAAGTACTCAGTTAAAACTTAAAAAGAGTGTTAAGTATGACACTGGAAAAGAACCTTCCATAGCTATTTTTGAAAACTCTGTTGTTGAAGTACATAATTCATCGAATATGGAAGATTTATGGTATCATGTAGGGTTAATTTCTAATGATGAAGTTCATTGGGGAAAGAGTTATAAGTATGATACTGGTAAATATCCTAATGTGAGTATATTTAAAAATATTGTTGTAGAAGTTCATCAGTCTCAAAATAATAATAATTTGTGGTATCATGTGGGAATAATAGATATTTATTCAAAAGAAATATCTTGGGGTAAAAGTTATAATTATGATACTGGTAAACATCCTTCTATATTTATTTATAACGATGTTGTTGTAGAAGTACACAATTCATCGAATATGGAAGATTTATGGTATCATGTAGGAACTGTTAATGTTAATAATAAAACTATTGATTGGGGTGAAAGTCATAAATATGATACTGGTAAATTGCCAAAAGTATCAATGAACTCTAATTTCATAGTTGAAGTTCATCAGTCTCAAAGTAGTGGGAATTTATGGTATCATATTGGAACTTTAAATAAATCTTCTAAAACAGTTGATTGGAGTAAGAGTTATAATTATGATACTGGTTCAGAACCTGATATCTCTATTAATGAATTGAATTCTGTTGTGGAATTTCATAAATCAAATAATCATGATATTCTTTGGTATCATATTGGTAGTTTAGATGATTATTCAAAAGAAATCGATTTTGGTCCTTCATATAAGTTTGAAAATGGTGTAGATCCTTCTATATGTTGTAATAATGATTATATTGTGCAAACTCATAAATCAGAAAATAATACAGGACTTTTTTATTCATGTACATTTTTTGCACTTTTGTCTTCTACCGTATTAGATTGTATTTTTGATGAAGTTACTTATCCTGAATCTGGTGCAAATAAAGATTTAGTTGGCACACAAACTATTAAAAACCCTACTAATACTCAAATAACTCATCATATAGAAAAAAAGATTTCTCTTTCTAATACTTTTGAATTTACATTGACAGAAACTCTTCATACTGGCATGACAAGTACTTTTAAAGCAAGTATTCCACTTCTTGGATCTACAGAATCAACGTTATCTATTGATTTAACATTAGAAAGTCAACAGAAATGGTCTAAAACAGTAACTGAAGAATATTTGTTCAGTCAAGATATAACTGTGAATCCTGAAACATCCATACAAGCATTTTGGTATATCGATATAATCGATGATTTTAAAATACCTTTTTATCTTTTAACAAAAGTAACTGGTTATCAAGGAACAAAACAATTAAGCACAGAAGAATTGATTGATATACTTAAGAACAGCGGTTCTACTGCTGAAATAGATTCAGGCCATAAGGAAAAAAATGCTGTTTTTGTTAGATTAAAAGGTGATTTTGTTGGTTCTTATGGTTTAAATACATATACTGAAATAAAAGATATTTAAATTTAAAGGAGTGAGCTTATACAGCTTCACTCCTTTTTAATAATGATTTTCAAGCATTTTTCCTGCTTTTTTTAGGAATTGTTCTATAATTTTTATTTGGTCATCATCGAGTTCATTTAAGTAATCATAAACTTCTTTATCATTTTCAAGATGATATTTTTGATGGTTTACATATGCAAGATTTCCTTTTTTCGTAAGGAAAAGACGTAATTTTTTTTTATTTTCTTCATCTTCCTCCTTGATTATAAATCCATCTTTCTCAAGTTTCAAAAGTGTTTTTGATACTACAGCTCTTGTAACTTTGAGATATCTCGCAACTTGTGAAATATACATTCCTGGATTTTCACCTATAACTTTTATTAGATGTATTTCTCCTCTGTAAAATTTCATATCATCGCCGAAGTCTAAGATTTTTTTCTTACCATTAGCGGCATTTTCTACTAATTTCATGAATAAACTCATAGTTTCAAATATTTTTTTTCTCATATTTTTATTATATAATAAAATAAAATTTTTTCAATATTTAATCTTTGTGTATCAGATAAGAGTTTAAGAATCCCTCTTTTTCATCGAGTTTTTCTATTTTATTAAATCCAGCTTCAAAAAAACTATCTATAATTTTTCTTTCACAAGTTAATATATCAAGGCCATTTATTTGACCAGATAACCAACCAATTATCGCTGGTTCTGGCTTTGTATAGTTTTCATTCACACCATGAGTTACAAGATAAACATATGATTTTTTATTCATAGAATTATATATTTTGTCTGATAAGCTTTGAATATTTTCACCTGCAAAGTCCATTATTCCCGAAGCTATTATAAAATCATAGTTTTTCCCTATTTCATCTGAATTAAAATCACCCTCTAGAATATGAGTCCTTTTTTTTAAATCTGAATCATTTTCATTTTTTATTATTTCTTTTGCAATTGGAGTTACATTATCCCTTTCAAATATAAAAGCTTGAGAATTTTTATATTTTTTTGCGATCTCTATTGCAAATGTTCCCGATCCTCCACCGAGATCTAAAACTTTGAATTTTTGATCTTTATTAAAAATTTTTCCTATTAAATTTAAAATATTTTGAACTTTTCCAAAAAACATTTCTTTTCTTGTAACTTTAGCTAGTTCATAAAAATCATACATATCACAACCATCATTTATTTTTTTGTATTCTTTTTTTAAAAGTTTTTTATCTAATGATTCTAATGATGACATTTGTTCTCTAAATAATATATAGTCTCCCATATAATCTTTTTTTGATTTATTTAAATATTTATCCGATTTATATGTATTTTTATATTTATTATTTTTTTTAATTATAAATTCACTCGAGGAAAGGGCATTTAAAAAGAATTTTGTGTTTCTTCTATCTAAAGATAATTTATCTGCTATATAATCTGAATCTACTTCATCTTCTAAATGAGAAAAAATGTCTAATTTTAAAGCTGTTATGAAAATCTTGCTTCTATTATAATCTAAAATTAATTTCATATATTCTTTCATATCTTTAAACCTCCAAAAATATTTTATCTTTTATTTTTTTAAAATAATCTTTTGATAATTCAAAAACATCTGTTATATTATCTATATTTAAAACTTCATTTGTTTTTCCATAATAATAACTTAAATCTTTTTTCATTAGAATAGAAAGATCACTATATTTTATTACATTGATGGGATTATGAGTGTTTATTATACAGCTCACTTTTTTATTTTTTATCAATTTATTTAAAATCTTAAATATTTTATCTTGATTAGATATATCAAGGTTGAGTTCTGGTTCATCTATTATCATCATTTCTGGATTAGAAACCATAGCTCTGGCTATTAATACCATCTGTTTTTCTCCACCACTTAAATTATTCATAGATTTATTTTTTATTTTTTCCAAATTAAATAGTTCTATTATCTTCTCCACTTCATAATGATCATTTTTTTCAGGCATTTTCATAAACCCTATATAAGGATTTCTACCAAGCATTATCATAGATTTTACATCATATGAGAAATTAAACTCTTTTATTTGAGGTACATAGCTAATCTTTTTCCAAAATATTTTTTTGTTTATATCTTTGTATAATTTATTATCAAAAAAAATATTTCCTTGATTTAATTGACTAAAACCCAACAAACATTTTATAAGTGTTGTTTTTCCAACTCCATTTGGTCCGAGTATGGTTAACATTTCACCTTCATTTAATTCAAAATTTATATTATTAAATATACATCTTTTCCCGTAAAAAAATGTAGCTTTTTTAACTTTTATGTTCATAAGTTAATCATTCCTTTTTTCTTTATAAAAAATCCAAGTAAAGGAGCACCTATTATTGCCGTCATTATTGAGAGTGGAATTTCTGATCCCGTTATAGATCTACTTAAATTATCTATTATTAATAAATAAAATCCTCCAAAAAAAATAGTTCCTGGTATTAAATTAATATGATCTGTCCCATAAAACAATCTTACAAAATGCGGTGTAACCAATCCTATCCATCCTATAATGCCACATATAGAAACTGTTATAGCGGATAATATAGTTACAAGAAATAAGATAATGATTTTATATATTTTTACATTAAATCCAAGTGATTCAGCTTCTTCATCAGATAGGGATAATATATTTAATTTCCATCTGAGCATAAAAATTAATATTATACATAGAATAATTGGGAAAAAAACAGTTTTTAAATCTTTCATTCTAACTGCTGATAAACTCCCCATAAGCCAATATATTATTGAAGGCAGTTCAGATTCAACATCTGCATTAAACTGTATTATCGTTAAAAAAGATGTAAAAAGAGAATCTACTATAATTCCAGATAAGATCAATGATAGTATTGTAGTTTTTCCATTCTTCTTAGCAAATAAATAAGTTAGAAAAACTGCAAATATTCCAAATAAAAATGAAGTTATATAAACCATAATATAATTTTTAAAAAACATTATTCCAAAAGCTACTCCAAATGCTGCACCTGAAGATACTCCAAGTATTTTAGGACTTGTAAGTGGATTTTTAAAAACAGCTTGTATACATGTACCTGAAACTGCAAGACTGCTACCAACCAACAAAGCCATCAATATTCTAGGAAGTCTTATTTCGAGTATTATAAACATTGCATTTGTCATTTTTATATTCTTATTGAAAATATACATAAAACTATCTTTTATATCTAAAAAACTTATATTATATCTACCTATCATTAAAGATATGATTATTAAAAAAACTAAACTAATAAAAGATAATATATAAAATTTTAAATTAATTTTGAACATTTACTACTTACCTTCTTTTGGATTCAATATTGAATCGATATCCTTTTCATCAAGTTTTATATCATAATTTTTTTCATAATATCTTTTAATTTCTTCATAAAAAGATTTTTGATCATTCCTCATAAGTGATATCAACCAACTATACATCAATGGACTATCTGGATTAGGTACATTCCAATTAAAATAACCTTTTGGAATATTATATACTTCTTTATTTTTAATTGCTTTTAATCTTTCCCATTCTTTTCCCATATTCCCATTTAAATATTCTTCAGCTTTAGGCCCCATAAAAATCAAAATTTTATCTGGTTGCCAATTATAAATTTCTTCTATATTCACTTCTTGCCAACCTTGCCATCCACCTCTATTACCTGCAACATTTTCCATCCCAGCATAATTCAACCAATAATCTTCATAGGAATTAGAAGCTGAAATAGTTATTTTATTATTAACATTATTTATTATTACGAGAACTTTTGTTTTATTCTTCTTTTCAGTTTCAATCTTTTTAATTTTTTTAAGCTCTTCCATTATAAAAGATGATTTTTTTAAATCAAAAATTTCATTCAATAAATCTGTCCATTTATTTAATGTATAAATAGGATCATTATTTTCAGGTATTAAAAAATCTACAATTGGAATATTTAATCCATCAAGATTTTTTTTCTGTTGAACACCATAACAAAATATTATATCTGGATTTAAAGCTAAAACACTTTCAACATTAACATTGAATCCTTTTACAAATGTTGTATTCATTTTTTTTATTTTTGGATATCTTTTGATTAAAATTTCTTCATTTGCATTTTTTAATCCTAAAGGGTGTACAGCAACAACTTTTTCATAGTCATCTACCATAGAAAGAATCATTGGAAATATAGGTGGAGAAACTACTACTATTCTTTTTATATCTTTTGATTCCGGAATTTTCACCTTATTACCACTACAATCAATTATTTGTTTACCAGAATTAGAAGCAAAACCCATTACAAATAAAATTAAAAAAATCATACATAAATAAATTTTTTTCATATTTCCCTCCTTTTTGTATGCCAAGCATACAATATAAATAAAAAATAAAGGTGATATTTCATATCACCTTTAAAATTTTATCATATTTAAAAAAGTTTGTAAAGCCTAATTATTTTACGGGAATATATATATCCATATAATGAATTCCATCGATATCAAATTCTTCTTCAAAAGCTATTCTGTTTTCCCAAGTTAGAGTTTTATATTCTCCAGAATTTACAAAATTAAATAATCTATGATACCCTTCTGGAATATTTTTAAATGAATTGCTATGAGGGTCAGTTACTCTAAGGGTTGCGTAAGTATCTTGTTCTATATAATCTAATTGTGCTCCATTTATTTTAGGTTCAAAATTTTCTGGTATAGAATAGGCAAAAACATATCCTCTCAATCCAAATTTTTCTGATTGTTCTTTGGTTACAAAAGGAAAATCCCAGCCTATTTTTCTCGGAGAAAAATCTTTTATATCTAATAATCCGCTTTCTTTAGCCCATTTATTCATATAATTCATAACATCTCTCTCAGGATTTGGACTTATTATAACATACCTTGCAACCTTCATCTTTGGAATAGTAACTATTTTAATTTCGCTATAAATATCCCCCATTTTTTAATACCTCCCGATATTGTTATATATCTTTTTTGTTATACCTTTATATACATTAATTATATACTTTTTTTAAATTTTATTCAATATTATTAATAATTATCGAACAAAGTATAAATCTTTTTGAGTTTAGTATCAATTCTAAAGTTTTTTGATCAGATATGAGGGTATTTATATATCCTCCTCTTAACATTGCAAGTAAGGCAAGAGCTTTTTCTTCTCCTCCAGCAACAAGTATTATATTTGAAAATTTATTTTAATTTTTTTCCTTTCCACATTCAGTACAAACTTTATCATGTAAGGAAACTATACCACCACATTGCAGGCAAGTATATTTCTGAATATGAGCTTCCATAAGATGAGGTATTCCTTTTTGCATTACAATTCTACCATTTTCAATAAGGCTTTCATTATAACGTTTGTTATAACGTTTTTCAAGATTCTTTATTAGCTTGCAAGGAAAATCAATACATTCATAGCAATAGGTCAATCCTTTTGACTGAACACAATCTTTAATTTTGCATTTACGACAATGCTCTGGTTTTCCTTTACTCTCTACCATGCAACCACCACAATGTTGTTTTATTTTCTTAGTATGACAATGTTTATAGCATACCATGCAATTCATCCCACATGGTGCAAACATTTCCGTTTCAATTTTCATAGGCATTTTCATTAGGCTTTTACCTCCTTTATATATATTATAGTCCAATGATCCATATTTTGATACTATTATCCCAGTATTTAATTCATAATTCTATTTAACTTTTTCTTTTAATTTTTTGTGTAAATATGATTTTTTTTATCTATTTTAAAATTATATTTAAAATTATGTGCTATAATTTTTTTTAAGTTACATTTATATTTTTGGAGGTGTATATATTATGAGTTTTGATTCTAAAGCTGATAAATGGGATACTGAATATAATATAGAAAGAGCAAAAATTATATCTGATGAATTAATAAGTTCTATTGAAACAAATAAAAATTTTGAAGTTTTAGATTTTGGATGTGGTACAGGTCTCATAAGCTTTAATTTAAAAGATTATTTTAAATCTATAACTCTTGTAGATCTCTCTCAAGGAATGATAGATAAAGTAAATGAGAAGATATCAGTTTATAATACAAATAATATGAAAGCATTTAAAACTGATATTAATGCAGAAGGATTAAAAAACATGAATTTTGATTTGATATATACTTCCATGGCTTTACATCATATTATTGATGTTGAAAAAACTTTAAAAGAATTGCATAAAGTTCTAAAAGATAATGGTAAATTATGTATAATTGAGCTTTGTAAAGAGAATGGAGATTTTCACAAATCTTTTCCAAATTTTAAAGGACATAATGGATTTGATCCTGAAGTTATGAAAGAATGGGTTAAGAAGTCTGGATTTAAAAATATTGATTATAAGATTATATTTGAAAGTTATAAAAATCCAGAAACTAAAGAGGTCCCTTATAAGTTGTTCATGTTAATCGCTAAAAAATAAATAATAAAACATACCTGGCAATGAACTACACTATGCCAGGTATGTTTTAATTTTCCCATTTTTCATAAAATACTTTTTCTTTCTTCATTTGTCATAAGAAAATTTATTATATTTTCTCCATATCTCATTTTATTTCCAATAACTCCATAATCATCTTCTTTTTGTTCAGCTATATCCCAACTTATATCACAACAACATACAAATATTACAGGTGCTTTTTCAACCCAATTTGCAAATAAAGTTTCTTTTCCTATTCTTTTTTTTATTTCTTCATTTTTTATAACTCCAAAATAATAATTACATGTATCGGTCTCTGGCGCAAGTTTTGCACTTTCTAATATTTTTTGTATAGTTTCTTCATCTATTTTCTGATCTTTAAATTTTCGCACAGAACGACGATTTTTCATGACTTCAATTAATTCCATGATAATCCCCCCTTATTTAAATAATACCAAAAAAATACTTGATTTCTTCATGTTCAAGAAATCAAGTATTTAATTTATATCATTTTAATTTTAATACAGTTGCTGTAAGAGGATTTAATATTATTGAATTTTCACTTATTTGGACTCCTATAGGGTCTTTTATTTCATCAATTCCAGCTTTTTCAGCATCCACAAGAATTTTTGCATTTTTTATATCTCCATTCAATTGAATTTTTCTAACTTTAGAATCAGCATTTATAATAACATAATAAATTTCTCCATCTGTTGATTCAGCTGTGAATGCTATTACAAGATCTACATCTTTTATATCTTTGCTATTTAACAGTTTTACATTTTTTTCTATTTTTTGATGATCTTCCAATCTAAATGCATCTGTAGATTTTCTCAAAGCTATAAGTCCCTTAGTATAATCTACAGTAGTTTTATAAACACCATCATTCATAACTTTATTCCATTCAAACATGTTTATTGCATCAGATGAATCATATGAATCATGTATAAAATAAGGATTTTTAAATGGATTTCCTTTTTCATCTGTCAAATAATGATATTTCTGTTCTGGTTTTTTATCTGATTTCCATTGCTTTGTTCTTCCATATTCTTGACCTGCATGTAAAAAAGATATGCCTTGACTTGTAAGTATTATAGTATTTCCAAGTCTTATTCTTTTTTGAATTTCTTCTTCATCTGTTGCAGGATCTTTTTTTATTGATTGAGCTATTACATCATGTAATGGCAAGTTATCATGTGCAGCAATATATTGTACTATATCTCCAGGATCATCTGATTTTACATTTGAAGGCTTTCCTATTATATTTGAGAATATAGTTTTTATATCTCTTGGTCCACCAGTTATGAATCTTGGTTGCCCTTCACTTCCAAATCCTGATTTTAATTCATTTCTTATTTCATCTGAAAATACTGCTACATCATCTGTATTCATCATCCAATCTTGATCTGCTGGTACTAATGATGGATCTTCTACTTTACCGCTAAAAG harbors:
- a CDS encoding DUF3795 domain-containing protein; the protein is MKMPMKIETEMFAPCGMNCMVCYKHCHTKKIKQHCGGCMVESKGKPEHCRKCKIKDCVQSKGLTYCYECIDFPCKLIKNLEKRYNKRYNESLIENGRIVMQKGIPHLMEAHIQKYTCLQCGGIVSLHDKVCTECGKEKN
- a CDS encoding sugar-binding domain-containing protein, whose translation is MILVAGGEEKALALLAMLRGGYINTLISDQKTLELILNSKRFILCSIIINNIE
- a CDS encoding FecCD family ABC transporter permease, with the translated sequence MFKINLKFYILSFISLVFLIIISLMIGRYNISFLDIKDSFMYIFNKNIKMTNAMFIILEIRLPRILMALLVGSSLAVSGTCIQAVFKNPLTSPKILGVSSGAAFGVAFGIMFFKNYIMVYITSFLFGIFAVFLTYLFAKKNGKTTILSLILSGIIVDSLFTSFLTIIQFNADVESELPSIIYWLMGSLSAVRMKDLKTVFFPIILCIILIFMLRWKLNILSLSDEEAESLGFNVKIYKIIILFLVTILSAITVSICGIIGWIGLVTPHFVRLFYGTDHINLIPGTIFFGGFYLLIIDNLSRSITGSEIPLSIMTAIIGAPLLGFFIKKKGMINL
- a CDS encoding class I SAM-dependent methyltransferase, with product MSFDSKADKWDTEYNIERAKIISDELISSIETNKNFEVLDFGCGTGLISFNLKDYFKSITLVDLSQGMIDKVNEKISVYNTNNMKAFKTDINAEGLKNMNFDLIYTSMALHHIIDVEKTLKELHKVLKDNGKLCIIELCKENGDFHKSFPNFKGHNGFDPEVMKEWVKKSGFKNIDYKIIFESYKNPETKEVPYKLFMLIAKK
- a CDS encoding nitroreductase family protein translates to MELIEVMKNRRSVRKFKDQKIDEETIQKILESAKLAPETDTCNYYFGVIKNEEIKKRIGKETLFANWVEKAPVIFVCCCDISWDIAEQKEDDYGVIGNKMRYGENIINFLMTNEERKSIL
- a CDS encoding GyrI-like domain-containing protein translates to MGDIYSEIKIVTIPKMKVARYVIISPNPERDVMNYMNKWAKESGLLDIKDFSPRKIGWDFPFVTKEQSEKFGLRGYVFAYSIPENFEPKINGAQLDYIEQDTYATLRVTDPHSNSFKNIPEGYHRLFNFVNSGEYKTLTWENRIAFEEEFDIDGIHYMDIYIPVK
- a CDS encoding ABC transporter substrate-binding protein, yielding MKKIYLCMIFLILFVMGFASNSGKQIIDCSGNKVKIPESKDIKRIVVVSPPIFPMILSMVDDYEKVVAVHPLGLKNANEEILIKRYPKIKKMNTTFVKGFNVNVESVLALNPDIIFCYGVQQKKNLDGLNIPIVDFLIPENNDPIYTLNKWTDLLNEIFDLKKSSFIMEELKKIKKIETEKKNKTKVLVIINNVNNKITISASNSYEDYWLNYAGMENVAGNRGGWQGWQEVNIEEIYNWQPDKILIFMGPKAEEYLNGNMGKEWERLKAIKNKEVYNIPKGYFNWNVPNPDSPLMYSWLISLMRNDQKSFYEEIKRYYEKNYDIKLDEKDIDSILNPKEGK
- a CDS encoding MarR family winged helix-turn-helix transcriptional regulator; its protein translation is MKLVENAANGKKKILDFGDDMKFYRGEIHLIKVIGENPGMYISQVARYLKVTRAVVSKTLLKLEKDGFIIKEEDEENKKKLRLFLTKKGNLAYVNHQKYHLENDKEVYDYLNELDDDQIKIIEQFLKKAGKMLENHY
- a CDS encoding ABC transporter ATP-binding protein, which encodes MNIKVKKATFFYGKRCIFNNINFELNEGEMLTILGPNGVGKTTLIKCLLGFSQLNQGNIFFDNKLYKDINKKIFWKKISYVPQIKEFNFSYDVKSMIMLGRNPYIGFMKMPEKNDHYEVEKIIELFNLEKIKNKSMNNLSGGEKQMVLIARAMVSNPEMMIIDEPELNLDISNQDKIFKILNKLIKNKKVSCIINTHNPINVIKYSDLSILMKKDLSYYYGKTNEVLNIDNITDVFELSKDYFKKIKDKIFLEV
- a CDS encoding class I SAM-dependent methyltransferase; translated protein: MKEYMKLILDYNRSKIFITALKLDIFSHLEDEVDSDYIADKLSLDRRNTKFFLNALSSSEFIIKKNNKYKNTYKSDKYLNKSKKDYMGDYILFREQMSSLESLDKKLLKKEYKKINDGCDMYDFYELAKVTRKEMFFGKVQNILNLIGKIFNKDQKFKVLDLGGGSGTFAIEIAKKYKNSQAFIFERDNVTPIAKEIIKNENDSDLKKRTHILEGDFNSDEIGKNYDFIIASGIMDFAGENIQSLSDKIYNSMNKKSYVYLVTHGVNENYTKPEPAIIGWLSGQINGLDILTCERKIIDSFFEAGFNKIEKLDEKEGFLNSYLIHKD